In a genomic window of Octadecabacter temperatus:
- a CDS encoding RNA degradosome polyphosphate kinase, protein MTKADFLKADFPEAQVVDGDMNGPSRFFNRELSWLGFNWRVLEEAENPRVPLLERVRFLSISATNLDEFYTVRVAGLRELAHNGNTAPSMDGLTAEEQLALIDENTRSLLARQQKVFTDLHAEMVRENISILKREDLSDDDRTHLKDVFFQQVFPVLSPLAIDPAHPFPFLPNEGFALALELERRKDKRALRALLPVPAQIDRYIACPSEDGHRFLPLEELLMDNLDGLFPGYKVKGSCAFRILRDSDLEVEDEAEDLVREFEVALKRRRRGEVVSMRVSAGAPKALRSLIMGELHVSEDEVVEIDGVIGMADINELVLDARPDLLWPPFAPRVPERVQDHDGDMFAAIRKKDMLLHHPYETFDMVVRFLKQAARDPDVVAIKQTLYRTSKKSPIVEALCEAAEDGKSVTALVELKARFDEAANIRQSRRLERAGAHVVYGFLDLKTHAKISTVVRREGDKLVTYTHYGTGNYHPITARIYTDLSFFTCDAALGRDATKVFNYLSGYVQPDDLENLAISPLTLKPRLLELIAAEAEHARAGKPAEIWAKMNSLIESDVIDALYAASQAGVKINLVIRGICGLRPGIKGLSDNIRVKSIVGRFLEHSRIVCFGNGHGLPAKKSRVFFSSADWMSRNLNRRVETLVEVNNNTVKAQIVSQIMAANLADVAQSWIMEPDGGFVRAYVEEGTFAFNCHRFFMENPSLSGRGTAGASDVPQLTHTED, encoded by the coding sequence ATGACTAAGGCAGACTTCCTTAAGGCCGATTTCCCCGAAGCACAGGTCGTGGATGGGGATATGAACGGCCCATCGCGGTTCTTTAACCGTGAACTCAGCTGGCTGGGCTTCAATTGGCGTGTCCTCGAAGAGGCCGAGAACCCGCGTGTTCCACTGTTGGAACGGGTGCGGTTTTTATCCATCTCGGCAACCAATCTGGATGAATTTTATACCGTGCGCGTCGCGGGCCTGCGGGAACTAGCGCACAACGGTAACACGGCACCGTCAATGGACGGGCTAACGGCAGAAGAGCAGCTGGCGCTAATTGATGAAAACACGCGCAGTTTATTGGCGCGCCAGCAAAAGGTTTTCACCGACTTGCACGCCGAAATGGTGCGCGAAAACATCTCAATCCTCAAGCGCGAGGACCTGTCGGACGACGACAGGACACACCTCAAGGACGTGTTCTTTCAGCAGGTGTTTCCCGTTCTGTCCCCATTGGCAATTGACCCTGCCCACCCTTTCCCGTTCCTGCCAAACGAAGGGTTCGCATTGGCGTTGGAACTGGAACGTCGCAAAGACAAACGCGCGTTACGGGCATTGTTGCCGGTACCCGCGCAAATTGATCGCTACATTGCCTGCCCATCCGAGGATGGCCATCGCTTCTTGCCGCTTGAAGAATTGCTCATGGACAACCTTGATGGGTTGTTCCCCGGCTACAAAGTCAAAGGTTCGTGTGCGTTTCGCATCCTTCGCGACAGCGACTTAGAAGTCGAAGACGAAGCCGAAGACCTCGTGCGAGAATTCGAAGTTGCGCTTAAACGACGTCGTCGCGGTGAAGTCGTCAGCATGCGGGTATCCGCGGGTGCGCCCAAGGCGTTGCGCAGCCTCATCATGGGCGAACTTCACGTGTCTGAGGACGAAGTCGTTGAGATCGACGGCGTCATTGGTATGGCCGACATCAATGAACTGGTATTGGACGCGCGCCCTGACCTTCTGTGGCCGCCCTTTGCACCGCGTGTTCCTGAACGCGTCCAAGACCACGACGGAGATATGTTCGCGGCCATTCGCAAGAAAGACATGCTGCTGCATCACCCGTATGAAACCTTCGATATGGTTGTGCGGTTTTTGAAACAAGCCGCGCGTGACCCTGATGTCGTTGCGATCAAACAAACACTGTACCGCACATCGAAAAAGTCCCCGATCGTCGAAGCGCTATGTGAAGCGGCAGAAGACGGAAAATCCGTCACGGCCTTGGTTGAACTAAAGGCCCGTTTCGATGAGGCCGCCAACATCCGCCAATCGCGACGGTTGGAACGCGCTGGTGCCCATGTCGTTTACGGGTTCTTGGACCTTAAAACACACGCCAAAATCTCAACCGTTGTGCGCCGCGAAGGCGATAAATTGGTGACCTACACGCATTACGGAACGGGCAACTACCACCCTATCACAGCCCGCATTTATACCGACCTGTCGTTCTTCACCTGCGATGCGGCCCTTGGGCGCGACGCCACCAAAGTGTTCAATTACCTCAGCGGATATGTTCAACCGGATGATCTCGAGAACCTCGCGATTTCCCCGCTCACATTGAAGCCGCGTTTGCTAGAGCTGATCGCCGCCGAAGCGGAACACGCGCGCGCTGGAAAGCCCGCCGAAATTTGGGCGAAGATGAACAGCCTGATTGAATCCGACGTCATTGATGCGCTTTATGCGGCGTCCCAAGCTGGCGTGAAGATCAACCTCGTCATTCGCGGCATTTGTGGCCTTCGCCCCGGCATCAAAGGCCTGTCCGACAACATTCGGGTTAAGTCTATTGTCGGGCGCTTTCTTGAACACTCGCGCATCGTTTGTTTTGGCAATGGCCACGGCCTACCCGCCAAAAAGTCCCGCGTGTTCTTTTCCAGCGCCGATTGGATGAGCCGGAACTTGAACCGCCGCGTCGAAACCTTGGTAGAAGTGAACAACAACACCGTCAAAGCCCAGATCGTTAGCCAAATCATGGCGGCGAACCTAGCTGACGTTGCGCAAAGCTGGATCATGGAACCGGACGGCGGCTTTGTTCGCGCTTACGTTGAGGAAGGCACATTTGCGTTCAATTGCCACCGCTTCTTTATGGAAAACCCTTCACTTTCAGGGCGTGGCACGGCAGGTGCATCTGACGTACCGCAACTGACACACACAGAAGACTAA
- a CDS encoding Ppx/GppA family phosphatase: MSKGKTSDAEQDWGPFGRPLFDDPKARALSRVGVIDVGSNSVRLVIFDGAARSPAYFYNEKIMAGLGAGMAETGRLNPEGRVRALSAIRRFVALANSLGIPPLTAVATAAVREASDGPDFRAEVLRETGLKIWVIDGQEEARLSAQGVLLGWPGSYGLVCDIGGSSMELADLFEGRVGRRMTSALGPLKLREMSSKKARRAYIKETVADMFDKMGSNTGRRLFLVGGSWRAIARIDMERRGYPLTVLHEYRMTPNRIAKTLKYIEENDAQELRARCGISDSRMALVPYAVHVLREVVARFKPKDITVSSYGIREGMLYEQMPAELRERDPLIEACRFAEAKDARLPGFGRTLYHFVMPLFGRTSQARKRIIRAACLLHDVSWRAHPDYRHEVVFDNTTRANLGGLKHSERVFLGIALLHRYTNKRDGTRFEPLFGLLDPKEQRNAEVLGKAMRLGAMLWIKADEQPGTLKYSAKSNTLELVLKEAAGPLFGEVAQSRLVSLASSLEAEASVRVKGARRTNAG, encoded by the coding sequence ATGAGCAAAGGCAAGACTTCTGATGCCGAGCAAGACTGGGGCCCCTTTGGTCGTCCGCTTTTCGATGATCCCAAAGCACGTGCACTGTCGCGTGTCGGGGTAATTGATGTCGGCTCAAACTCTGTTCGTCTGGTGATTTTTGATGGCGCGGCACGTAGCCCCGCCTATTTCTACAACGAAAAAATTATGGCGGGCCTCGGTGCTGGCATGGCCGAAACGGGCCGCCTTAATCCCGAAGGCCGCGTACGGGCCCTATCTGCGATCCGCCGCTTTGTCGCCCTAGCCAACAGCCTTGGCATTCCGCCCCTTACGGCAGTTGCGACCGCCGCCGTGCGTGAGGCCAGCGATGGCCCTGACTTTCGCGCTGAAGTTCTGCGTGAAACGGGTCTAAAAATCTGGGTCATCGACGGCCAAGAAGAAGCGCGTTTGTCCGCGCAGGGTGTGCTGCTTGGGTGGCCTGGTAGCTACGGTTTGGTCTGCGACATTGGTGGGTCCTCGATGGAGCTCGCCGACCTGTTTGAAGGCCGCGTTGGGCGGCGCATGACATCGGCGCTTGGACCTCTAAAACTACGTGAAATGTCCAGCAAGAAGGCCCGTCGCGCTTATATCAAAGAAACCGTCGCGGACATGTTTGACAAAATGGGCAGCAACACCGGCAGGCGCTTGTTTTTGGTTGGTGGGTCATGGCGTGCCATTGCACGGATCGACATGGAACGCCGCGGCTATCCGTTAACGGTTTTGCATGAATATCGCATGACGCCAAACCGCATCGCTAAGACACTGAAATACATTGAAGAAAATGACGCACAAGAGCTACGCGCACGTTGCGGAATTTCAGACAGCCGCATGGCATTGGTGCCTTATGCGGTTCATGTCCTGCGCGAAGTTGTCGCCCGTTTCAAACCCAAGGACATCACCGTGTCCAGCTACGGCATCCGCGAAGGCATGCTCTATGAGCAAATGCCAGCTGAGCTTCGCGAACGTGACCCGCTGATCGAGGCATGCCGTTTTGCCGAGGCCAAAGATGCCCGTCTGCCTGGGTTTGGTCGCACGCTTTACCACTTTGTCATGCCGCTGTTTGGCCGTACGAGCCAAGCACGAAAACGCATTATCAGAGCCGCATGTTTGCTGCATGATGTTAGCTGGCGAGCACATCCCGATTACCGCCACGAGGTCGTGTTCGACAACACAACGCGTGCAAACTTGGGTGGGTTGAAACACTCTGAACGCGTGTTCTTAGGGATTGCGCTTTTGCATCGCTATACCAACAAGCGCGACGGCACACGGTTTGAACCGCTGTTCGGTTTGCTGGACCCCAAAGAGCAGCGCAATGCCGAAGTGCTCGGGAAAGCCATGCGATTGGGCGCAATGTTGTGGATCAAGGCTGACGAGCAACCGGGAACGCTGAAGTATTCTGCGAAATCAAACACCCTAGAACTGGTCTTGAAAGAAGCGGCAGGACCACTGTTTGGCGAAGTTGCGCAAAGCCGTCTGGTTTCCCTTGCCAGCTCACTTGAAGCCGAAGCCTCCGTTCGCGTCAAAGGCGCCCGCCGAACGAACGCAGGCTAA
- a CDS encoding endonuclease/exonuclease/phosphatase family protein, translating to MKIVTYNVEWFSNLFDDEGNLFDDDRWSGRWDVTRAQQTAALGAVFQALDADGVMVIEAPDSHARRDGAGALEGFAAKFGIRARKAIIGYVNETQQEIIFLYDPDVLSVRHDPREDGAPRFDEAIKMDLDVDAQLDTVKWSKPPLEIEVTHTSGAVFRLIGVHAKSKAPHGARNDAQAMRISIANRRKQLAQCIWLRRRVEAHLEAGDNAIVLGDFNDGPGLDEYEKLFGRSGVEIVLGEGNGEQMFDPHARFALSQRIGAMPVTARFTVGKDRHFMSALLDYIMVSQSVRAMNPTWSIMHPFDDPECFENKDLCAALLQASDHFPVVIDIPL from the coding sequence GTGAAGATTGTAACCTACAACGTTGAGTGGTTTTCAAACTTGTTTGATGACGAGGGCAACCTATTCGACGACGACCGTTGGTCGGGGCGTTGGGATGTCACGCGTGCACAGCAAACGGCGGCACTTGGCGCAGTGTTTCAGGCTCTGGATGCTGATGGGGTGATGGTCATTGAGGCGCCCGACAGCCATGCGCGCCGTGACGGGGCGGGTGCGTTGGAAGGGTTTGCCGCGAAATTCGGGATTAGAGCGCGCAAAGCAATCATTGGCTATGTCAATGAAACGCAACAGGAAATCATATTCCTCTATGACCCCGACGTTCTGAGCGTGCGCCATGATCCGCGCGAGGACGGGGCGCCACGCTTCGATGAAGCGATCAAGATGGACCTTGATGTCGATGCGCAGCTCGACACGGTCAAATGGTCAAAGCCGCCGTTGGAAATTGAGGTCACGCATACATCAGGCGCGGTGTTCCGACTTATCGGGGTGCATGCCAAATCTAAGGCACCCCACGGAGCGCGCAACGATGCGCAAGCCATGCGTATTTCGATCGCGAACCGACGCAAGCAGCTGGCGCAATGCATTTGGTTGCGCAGGCGTGTTGAGGCGCATCTGGAGGCGGGCGACAACGCGATCGTTCTTGGGGACTTCAACGACGGCCCCGGTTTGGACGAGTATGAGAAACTGTTCGGACGGTCTGGCGTGGAAATTGTTCTGGGCGAGGGCAACGGCGAGCAGATGTTTGACCCCCATGCGCGATTTGCGCTGTCTCAGCGGATCGGGGCGATGCCAGTGACCGCGCGTTTTACAGTCGGTAAGGATCGCCACTTTATGTCCGCGCTGCTGGACTACATCATGGTGTCGCAAAGTGTGCGGGCAATGAACCCGACGTGGAGCATTATGCATCCGTTTGATGATCCAGAATGTTTTGAGAATAAAGATCTGTGTGCCGCGCTCCTTCAGGCCTCTGATCATTTTCCGGTCGTAATAGATATTCCGCTTTGA
- a CDS encoding molecular chaperone DjiA: MSIWTRITDALSSLTAGESLSEVFANLRTPPERSVAFAIAVIALGAKMAKADGQVTRDEVTAFREVFTIPPGEEKNAGKLFNLARTDVAGFEDYAYKIKAMYGDDVAAPLCDLIEGLFHIALADGYYHPNEDAFLTRVAEIFGLDDARFKSLRAQFVPDAERDPYDVLGVSADTSMEDIRKAWRKLVRETHPDQMIARGVPEEAVKLAEKKMVAINRAWDEINERGAA; the protein is encoded by the coding sequence ATGTCGATTTGGACCCGTATCACTGACGCACTGTCGTCCCTGACCGCTGGCGAAAGCCTTTCAGAGGTTTTTGCCAACCTTCGCACGCCGCCGGAGCGATCTGTCGCGTTTGCAATTGCTGTCATTGCTTTGGGTGCAAAGATGGCAAAGGCCGACGGGCAGGTCACCCGCGATGAGGTTACGGCCTTTCGCGAGGTGTTTACGATTCCGCCTGGTGAGGAAAAGAACGCCGGTAAGCTGTTTAATCTGGCCCGCACGGATGTCGCTGGATTCGAAGATTATGCTTATAAAATCAAAGCGATGTATGGTGATGACGTTGCCGCACCGCTATGTGATCTGATCGAGGGGCTGTTCCACATCGCCCTTGCGGATGGGTATTATCACCCGAATGAAGACGCGTTTCTTACCCGAGTGGCTGAGATTTTCGGACTGGATGATGCGCGTTTCAAAAGCCTGCGGGCGCAGTTTGTTCCAGATGCGGAACGCGACCCATACGACGTTCTAGGTGTCAGTGCGGACACGTCCATGGAAGACATCCGCAAGGCTTGGCGGAAACTGGTTCGTGAAACGCACCCTGACCAGATGATTGCACGCGGGGTGCCCGAAGAAGCGGTGAAGCTGGCCGAGAAGAAGATGGTCGCGATCAACCGTGCATGGGATGAGATCAACGAGCGTGGTGCCGCGTGA
- a CDS encoding GNAT family N-acetyltransferase, giving the protein MIIRGATQHDSAAIAAFWNPQIRETVVTFNSVEKSPEEVAQMIAERPCFLVVEIGGTVLGFATYDQFRGGIGYAHTMEHTVILAPEASGQGAGRALMKVLMDHARAADTHVLVAGVCAENATGVAFHSALGFEKVAVLPEVGRKFDRWMDLVLMQKRL; this is encoded by the coding sequence ATGATTATTCGTGGAGCGACCCAGCATGACAGCGCTGCGATTGCCGCGTTTTGGAACCCGCAGATCCGTGAAACCGTAGTTACATTTAACTCAGTCGAAAAATCACCAGAAGAGGTTGCGCAAATGATTGCGGAGCGCCCGTGTTTTTTGGTGGTTGAGATTGGCGGAACGGTTCTGGGGTTTGCCACTTACGACCAGTTTCGCGGTGGCATTGGATATGCTCATACGATGGAACATACCGTCATTCTCGCGCCTGAAGCATCGGGGCAGGGCGCGGGTCGGGCGTTGATGAAGGTTTTGATGGATCATGCCCGCGCCGCGGATACCCATGTGCTTGTGGCTGGCGTTTGCGCCGAGAACGCCACGGGCGTCGCGTTCCATAGTGCGCTGGGGTTTGAGAAGGTCGCTGTCCTTCCGGAAGTCGGGCGCAAGTTTGATCGATGGATGGATCTCGTACTGATGCAAAAACGGCTCTAA
- a CDS encoding VOC family protein, with translation MRLDHLAIAAETLEEGVAWAQDRLGIVFQGGGKHERYGTHNKLAALHGGIYLEVIAIDPAASSDGPRWFGLDDFSGPPRLVNWICEPYVLQPLLVHGMQSVPMSRGDLRWDMGVPPDGSLPMGGGFPTVLSWHTDVPPGVTLGSSGLVLEELTVRHPKALEIATELEGVFKDDRVTFHADDNVALSARFCNDNRTVTL, from the coding sequence ATGAGGTTGGACCATCTGGCGATTGCTGCTGAAACGTTGGAAGAAGGCGTTGCTTGGGCGCAAGATCGATTGGGCATCGTATTTCAAGGTGGCGGAAAACATGAACGCTATGGAACCCATAACAAGTTAGCCGCGCTTCACGGTGGTATCTATCTTGAGGTGATCGCAATTGATCCGGCGGCAAGCAGTGATGGGCCGCGCTGGTTTGGGTTGGATGACTTTAGCGGCCCGCCACGATTGGTGAATTGGATTTGCGAACCTTATGTTTTGCAACCGCTGTTAGTGCACGGCATGCAATCCGTTCCAATGTCACGTGGCGATTTGCGCTGGGACATGGGAGTGCCGCCAGATGGATCGTTACCTATGGGCGGCGGATTTCCAACGGTTTTGTCGTGGCATACAGACGTGCCACCCGGTGTCACGCTCGGATCATCTGGGTTGGTGCTTGAAGAACTCACTGTAAGACACCCAAAGGCGCTTGAAATCGCAACAGAACTTGAAGGCGTCTTTAAGGATGACAGGGTTACATTTCACGCAGATGACAACGTGGCGCTGTCCGCGCGGTTCTGCAACGACAACCGGACAGTAACGTTATGA
- a CDS encoding MAPEG family protein: protein MVLGAVWAVAIVLLPLRLGLPFIPPALAIPAAFLIPGAVMAMMIGVLAARRFFNTDLIDGEAAASGTRAQIDERVLRNTTEQMVLALLVWPFVGFSLGGVSILALGIGMAVARLLFWVGYHVSPPLRSLGFAASFYPTLFGAFWAVWIWVN, encoded by the coding sequence ATGGTCCTAGGCGCAGTCTGGGCCGTCGCGATTGTGTTGCTGCCGTTACGGTTGGGGCTGCCTTTCATACCCCCCGCTTTGGCGATCCCCGCAGCATTTCTGATACCCGGTGCTGTCATGGCAATGATGATCGGCGTCCTTGCGGCACGGCGGTTTTTCAATACTGACCTGATTGATGGCGAAGCTGCTGCTTCTGGCACCCGTGCACAGATCGATGAACGCGTTTTACGCAATACGACCGAGCAAATGGTGCTGGCGCTGCTCGTCTGGCCGTTTGTTGGCTTTAGCCTTGGTGGGGTGTCGATCCTCGCGCTTGGAATTGGCATGGCTGTCGCGCGTCTGCTGTTCTGGGTTGGCTATCATGTCTCTCCTCCGCTACGCTCACTCGGGTTTGCAGCCAGTTTTTATCCGACGCTCTTCGGCGCGTTCTGGGCTGTTTGGATTTGGGTGAACTAG
- the scpA gene encoding methylmalonyl-CoA mutase, protein MGSKKEWAERAQAELRGKPLDDLTWKTIEGIDVQPVYGADDVEGLDHLGSLPGEAPFTRGVKATMYAGRPWTIRQYAGFSTAEESNAFYRKALAAGQQGVSVAFDLATHRGYDSDHPRVVGDVGKAGVAIDSVEDMKVLFDGIPLDKVSVSMTMNGAVIPILANFIVAGEEQGHDRSVLSGTIQNDILKEFMVRNTYVYPPEPSMQLVADIIEYTANEMPKFNSISISGYHMQEAGANLVQELAFTLADGREYVRTAIARGMDVDKFAPRLSFFFAIGMNFFMEAAKLRAARLLWSKIMAEFEPKSEKSSMLRTHCQTSGVSLQEQDPYNNVVRTAYEAMAAVLGGTQSLHTNALDEAIALPTEFAARIARNTQLILQEETGVTNVVDPLAGSYYVEKLTADLADEAWKIIEEVEEMGGMTKAVASGMPKLRIEESAAKRQAMIDRGDEVIVGVNKYRLDKEDPIDIMDIDNDAVREGQVGGLKKLRAERDQAACDAALAEVERRAREGGNVLEAAVEAARHRATVGEISMAMENVFGRHRAEVKTLAGVYGAAYEGDEGFAAIQKDVEDFAEAEGRRPRMLVVKMGQDGHDRGAKVIATAFADIGFDVDVGPLFQTPEEAAQDAVDNDVHVIGISSQAAGHKTLAPKLIEALKAADAEDILVICGGVIPQQDYDFLKKAGVKAIFGPGTNIPEAARDILKLIRATRA, encoded by the coding sequence ATGGGATCGAAAAAGGAATGGGCTGAGCGCGCGCAGGCTGAACTACGTGGCAAGCCGCTTGATGACCTGACGTGGAAGACGATTGAGGGTATCGACGTCCAGCCTGTTTATGGCGCGGATGATGTCGAAGGCCTTGATCACCTTGGTTCTTTGCCGGGCGAAGCGCCGTTTACCCGTGGTGTTAAGGCGACGATGTACGCGGGCCGCCCATGGACGATCCGTCAGTACGCGGGTTTTTCAACGGCTGAAGAAAGTAACGCGTTTTACCGCAAAGCACTGGCTGCTGGGCAGCAAGGTGTGTCTGTTGCTTTCGATCTGGCGACGCACCGGGGCTATGACAGCGACCATCCGCGCGTTGTAGGCGATGTCGGCAAGGCCGGCGTTGCGATCGATTCCGTCGAAGACATGAAAGTTCTGTTTGACGGCATCCCGCTGGATAAAGTCAGTGTTTCCATGACCATGAACGGCGCTGTTATTCCGATCTTGGCAAACTTTATTGTCGCTGGTGAAGAGCAGGGACATGACCGTAGCGTGTTGTCCGGCACGATCCAGAACGACATTCTAAAAGAGTTCATGGTGCGCAATACCTACGTGTACCCGCCCGAACCATCGATGCAGCTTGTCGCGGACATTATTGAATACACGGCCAACGAGATGCCGAAGTTCAACTCAATTTCGATTTCGGGCTACCACATGCAAGAAGCGGGCGCGAACCTTGTGCAGGAATTGGCGTTCACACTGGCTGATGGTCGTGAATACGTGCGCACGGCGATTGCACGCGGCATGGACGTGGATAAATTCGCGCCGCGCCTGTCGTTTTTCTTTGCCATCGGCATGAATTTCTTCATGGAAGCCGCCAAGTTGCGTGCGGCCCGTTTGCTATGGTCGAAAATCATGGCCGAGTTCGAACCGAAATCCGAGAAATCATCCATGTTGCGCACCCACTGCCAGACGTCTGGCGTGTCTTTGCAAGAACAAGACCCGTACAACAACGTGGTCCGCACAGCCTATGAGGCGATGGCGGCGGTTTTGGGGGGCACCCAGTCCTTGCACACCAACGCATTGGACGAAGCGATTGCCCTGCCGACCGAATTTGCAGCCCGCATTGCACGCAACACGCAGCTGATTTTGCAGGAAGAAACTGGCGTGACCAACGTGGTCGACCCACTCGCCGGATCTTACTACGTCGAAAAGCTCACCGCGGATCTGGCGGATGAGGCGTGGAAGATTATCGAAGAGGTCGAAGAAATGGGCGGCATGACCAAGGCGGTCGCGTCTGGCATGCCTAAGCTGCGGATTGAGGAATCTGCAGCCAAACGCCAAGCGATGATCGACCGTGGGGATGAAGTAATCGTTGGTGTGAACAAGTATCGCCTTGATAAAGAAGACCCGATCGACATCATGGATATCGATAATGATGCGGTGCGTGAAGGCCAAGTCGGGGGGCTGAAAAAGCTTCGTGCTGAGCGTGATCAAGCAGCCTGTGACGCAGCATTAGCCGAAGTGGAACGCCGCGCACGCGAGGGTGGAAACGTTCTTGAAGCCGCCGTTGAAGCGGCGCGTCATCGCGCAACTGTAGGGGAAATCAGTATGGCTATGGAAAACGTATTCGGCCGTCACCGCGCAGAAGTGAAAACACTGGCTGGCGTTTATGGCGCAGCCTATGAGGGCGACGAGGGCTTTGCTGCGATCCAGAAGGACGTGGAAGATTTCGCCGAGGCCGAAGGGCGTCGCCCACGTATGTTGGTCGTTAAAATGGGCCAAGACGGGCATGATCGCGGCGCCAAGGTTATCGCCACTGCATTCGCCGATATCGGATTTGACGTAGACGTTGGCCCGCTGTTCCAAACACCGGAAGAAGCCGCACAGGACGCCGTAGACAACGACGTGCATGTGATCGGGATCTCGTCACAAGCGGCGGGTCACAAGACACTGGCACCTAAATTGATTGAGGCGTTAAAGGCCGCGGACGCTGAAGATATTCTGGTCATTTGTGGCGGCGTTATTCCGCAGCAAGACTATGACTTCCTGAAGAAAGCTGGCGTGAAAGCGATCTTTGGACCGGGTACAAACATTCCAGAAGCGGCGCGTGATATTCTGAAACTGATCCGCGCCACGCGCGCGTGA
- a CDS encoding DUF4174 domain-containing protein, whose amino-acid sequence MIRILALFAWVLAASVVTAQEVETPSIADAWAADKTQVFDATSLDIDTLIWLARPVVVFADSPNDPRFREQMDLLFENADDLAERDVIVLTDTDPSAQSPLRTRLRPRGFGLVIIGKDGEVELRKPSPWGVREITRSIDKMPLRQQEVDDRRFGR is encoded by the coding sequence ATGATCCGTATTTTAGCTTTGTTTGCTTGGGTGTTAGCGGCATCCGTCGTCACGGCACAGGAGGTCGAAACCCCGTCTATCGCAGACGCATGGGCTGCTGATAAAACACAAGTGTTTGATGCGACGTCCTTGGATATCGATACGCTCATCTGGCTTGCGCGCCCTGTTGTTGTCTTTGCGGACAGCCCGAACGATCCGCGTTTCCGCGAACAAATGGATTTGTTGTTTGAGAACGCGGATGACCTTGCTGAACGTGATGTCATCGTTCTGACGGACACCGATCCATCGGCGCAAAGCCCGCTGCGCACACGTCTACGCCCGCGTGGGTTTGGATTGGTCATCATTGGCAAAGACGGCGAAGTCGAATTGCGAAAGCCGAGCCCGTGGGGCGTGCGTGAAATCACCCGATCGATCGACAAAATGCCGCTTAGGCAGCAAGAAGTCGATGATCGTAGGTTTGGGCGATAA